Proteins encoded in a region of the Eretmochelys imbricata isolate rEreImb1 chromosome 10, rEreImb1.hap1, whole genome shotgun sequence genome:
- the TNRC6A gene encoding trinucleotide repeat-containing gene 6A protein isoform X5, which produces MRELEAKATKEVERKLSRDLVQDEEEQLMEERKKRKEDKKKKEAAQKKAIEQKIKVPEQTKTSVSQPQPVTSNVTSTATSTNNNAKRATANNQQQQQQQTLPRYPPREVPPRFRHQEQKQLLKRGQQLPVIAANLGSTPKVLNSQSGGSAVTSKQPVTNGEVPNSSSKKQSDLNHSGLGSHYENSHWGPVSSNSDSSTNWDKVIVDGSDKEAWPSITGSDPELASECMDTDSASSSGSERNLVIMASGSTGGENDSVRNGIGHGSQNKFVVGSNSNNVGNGSINGPWGISHGTIISTCQVSVDAPDSKSESSNNRMNAWGTINSSSNGGLNPSTLNSNGNHGAWPVLENNGHALKGSVGSGNSGTNIQCSTIGQKSNNQSINSKVGGSAHGSWASLQENCDSEVNGTRKVSFSGQPQNLNTEMNGPNNTTNFMTSSLPNSAGSVQINELPNNTGPGAWRVSTMNHSPIQASPVTNGTSTSHLSNGEAKNGGSYGTTWVAYGSNYSGDKCSDPNSQANSDTVNATLTQPGINGPGSTNFQINGNKGGGVWEGGTVNSQNMPWGSANGVSSGGSRRGWGNAAQNTGTSISNGEWNKLPSNQHSNESVNGNSRKFTNGWKSAEEDDLNSQNSAASQITEQNNVWAKTGTGDSEGSTESTGCHDDKVTAEGQNRERRKVDQHALLQSIVSRTDLDPRVLSNTGWGQTPIKQNTAWDTETSPRGERKTDNGTEAWGGSVTQTSSSGGCVERPSPNVNDTSSISGWGDPKSATRWGDSKGSNSQGGWEEDSAATVMVKSNQIWVNGKEDKSSWNDAQKIKQGWVDGQKASQGWAISANDSWGENSRSNHWGEAKKSSSGGSDSDRSVSGWNESAKSNSVTWGNSNTNPNNASGWDEPAKSNPSQGWGEPPRSNQPQGWGDSSKPVNSPDWNKQQDVGSWGAPSTTNKPPGSGWLGGPIPSPAKEEEPTGWEEPSPESIRRKMEIDDGTSAWGDPSKYNYKNVNMWNKNVPNGSSGSDQQAQAHQQLLPSSAMSSKEGSSGSGWGEPSTPATTVDNGTSAWGKPMDTGTSWGEPISDAAVTSGWGNASVGQQASSKPGPKSMQDGWCGDDMSLPGSRQTSWEEEDDVEIGMWNSSSSQEVNPSLNWPPYMKKMPTKGTMKGGNKQDETWINPFIKQFTNLSFSRESPEETIPSNKMDMSGGILQDKRIELDKHGLNVGDYNRVVGKGPGSRPQISKESSMDRSPYFDKNGNPSVFGVGNVAAQPRSMQQPPAQPLNSSQPNSRAQVPPPLLTPQVPVSLLKYAPNNGGLSPLFGPQQVAMLNQLSQLNQLSQISQLQRLLAQQQKAQNQRSMPSSGRQQQEQQGRSLSMQQQMMQQSRQLDPNLLMKQQTPPSQQQPLHQPAMKSFLENVIPHATPELQKGPSPINAFSSFPIGMNSNLNVNMDMSSIKEPQSRLRKWTTVDSISVNTSLDQNSSKHGAISSGFRLEDSPFVPYDFLNSSNSPASPPGSVGDGWPRAKSPNGSSSVNWPPEFRPGEPWKGYPNIDPETDPYVTPGSVINNLSINTVREVDHLRDRNSGSSSSLNTALPSTSAWSSIRASNYSVSLSSTAQSTSARNSDSKSTWSPGSVTNTSLAHELWKVPLPPKSITAPSRPPPGLTGQKPPLSTWDNSLRLGGGWGNSDARYTPGSSWGESSSGRITNWLVLKNLTPQIDGSTLRTLCMQHGPLITFHLNLPHGNALVRYSSKEEVVKAQKSLHMCVLGNTTILAEFASEEEISRFFAQGQSLTPSPGWQSFGSSQNRLGSIDGSHSFSNRNDLNHWNGAGLSGTSSGDLHGTSLWGSPNYSTSLWGTPSSSDTRGISSPSPINAFLSVDHLGGESM; this is translated from the exons atctgAACCACAGTGGTCTAGGATCCCATTATGAAAATTCTCACTGGGGACCAGTCTCTTCAAATAGTGACTCCAGCACAAACTGGGATAAAGTTATCGTAGACGGTTCTGACAAAGAAGCATGGCCATCAATCACAGGCAGTGACCCAGAGTTGGCTTCAGAATGTATGGACACTGACTCCGCCTCTAGCTCTGGGTCAGAGAGAAATCTTGTTATAATGGCTTCAGGGAGCACAGGTGGTGAAAACGATAGCGTTCGGAATGGCATTGGACATGGTTCTCAAAATAAGTTTGTGGTTGGTAGCAACAGCAATAATGTGGGCAATGGAAGTATTAATGGGCCATGGGGTATATCCCATGGAACCATAATAAGCACATGTCAAGTTTCTGTGGATGCTCCTGACAGCAAATCTGAAAGTAGCAACAATAGAATGAATGCTTGGGGCACCATAAACTCTTCATCAAATGGAGGGTTAAATCCAAGCACTTTGAATTCAAATGGCAACCATGGTGCCTGGCCTGTATTGGAGAACAATGGACATGCCCTGAAAGGGTCTGTAGGGAGTGGTAATTCTGGCACAAATATTCAGTGCAGTACCATAGGTCAGAAGTCTAACAATCAGAGTATTAACTCTAAAGTGGGTGGTTCAGCCCATGGTTCCTGGGCAAGCCTTCAGGAAAATTGTGATTCTGAAGTGAATGGTACAAGGAAGGTTTCATTCAGTGGACAACCTCAAAACCTtaacactgaaatgaatggacCAAATAACACTACTAACTTTATGACCTCTAGTTTACCAAACTCTGCTGGTTCAGTACAGATTAACGAACTGCCTAATAATACAGGGCCTGGGGCCTGGCGTGTGAGCACAATGAATCATTCTCCGATTCAGGCCTCTCCAGTTACAAATGGCACTTCCACTTCTCATCTTAGCAATGGTGAGGCAAAAAATGGTGGATCTTATGGTACTACGTGGGTTGCCTATGGTTCTAATTACTCTGGAGACAAATGTTCAGACCCAAACAGCCAAGCTAATAGTGACACTGTGAATGCAACTCTAACGCAGCCTGGCATCAATGGGCCTGGCAGCACTAATtttcaaatcaatgggaataaAGGAGGAGGGGTATGGGAGGGAGGGACAGTCAACTCCCAAAATATGCCATGGGGAAGCGCAAATGGTGTGAGTTCTGGAGGAAGTCGAAGAGGATGGGGCAACGCTGCACAAAACACTGGCACTAGCATTTCAAATGGGgaatggaataaactgcctagcaATCAGCATTCCAATGAAAGCGTAAATGGAAATAGTAGGAAGTTTACAAATGGATGGAAGTCTGCTGAAGAGGATGATCTTAATAGCCAGAATTCTGCTGCATCTCAGATAACTGAGCAGAACAATGTATGGGCCAAAACAGGTACTGGGGATAGCGAGGGTAGTACAGAGAGCACTGGATGCCATGATGATAAAGTCACTGCAGAAGGACAGAACCGAGAGAGAAGAAAAGTTGACCAGCATGCATTACTCCAAAGCATAGTGAGCAGAACTGACTTAGATCCACGTGTCCTTTCCAACACTGGTTGGGGACAGACTCCAATTAAACAAAACACTGCCTGGGATACTGAAACATCGCCAAGAGGTGAAAGAAAGACTGACAATGGGACAGAGGCCTGGGGAGGCTCCGTGACACAGACTTCCAGCTCAGGGGGATGTGTGGAGAGACCTAGCCCTAATGTTAATGATACCTCATCTATATCTGGGTGGGGAGATCCAAAGTCTGCTACAAGGTGGGGAGACTCCAAAGGCTCAAACAGTcaaggggggtgggaagaggattCTGCTGCTACAGTAATGGTTAAGAGCAATCAAATATGGGTAAATGGCAAAGAGGACAAGTCGTCTTGGAATGATGCACAGAAGATCAAACAGGGATGGGTAGATGGACAAAAAGCCAGCCAGGGTTGGGCAATTTCTGCCAATGACAGCTGGGGAGAAAATTCAAGAAGCAACCATTGGGGTGAGGCTAAGAAATCTAGTTCAGGAGGTAGTGACAGTGACCGATCAGTATCTGGTTGGAATGAGTCTGCTAAATCAAATTCTGTTACTTGGGGAAATAGTAATACTAACCCAAATAATGCTTCTGGATGGGATGAGCCTGCAAAGTCTAATCCGAGTCAGGGCTGGGGAGAACCTCCCAGATCAAATCAGCCTCAAGGTTGGGGTGATTCGTCAAAGCCAGTCAACTCCCCAGACTGGAACAAGCAGCAAGATGTTGGATCTTGGGGAGCACCATCTACCACAAATAAACCACCAGGTTCCGGGTGGTTGGGTGGACCAATACCAAGTCCAGCGAAGGAAGAGGAACCCACAGGATGGGAGGAGCCATCCCCAGAATCAATACGCCGTAAAATGGAAATTGATGATGGAACTTCTGCTTGGGGTGATCCAAGCAAATACAACTACAAAAATGTGAATATGTGGAATAAAAATGTCCCAAACGGCAGCAGCGGTTCAGACCAGCAAGCACAGGCACATCAGCAGCTACTGCCTTCGAGTGCCATGTCCAGCAAGGAGGGCAGTAGTGGTTCCG GTTGGGGAGAGCCTTCTACTCCTGCCACTACTGTAGATAATGGAACGTCCGCGTGGGGTAAACCCATGGATACTGGTACTAGCTGGGGAGAGCCCATCAGTGATGCAGCAGTCACGTCTGGCTGGGGAAATGCTTCTGTTGGTCAGCAGGCTTCAAGTAAACCTG GGCCTAAATCTATGCAAGATGGTTGGTGTGGTGATGATATGTCATTGCCAGGGAGTCGTCAGaccagctgggaggaagaagaTGATGTAGAGATTGGAATGTGGAACAGCAGTTCATCCCAAGAAGTTAACCCGTCTTTGAATTGGCCACCGTACATGAAAAAAATGCCTACAAAG ggaACAATGAAAGGTGGAAATAAACAAGATGAAACATGGATAAATCCATTCATTAAGCAATTCACAAATCTCAGTTTTTCA AGAGAATCACCAGAAGAAACCATACCGAGCAATAAGATGGACATGTCTGGAG GAATATTACAAGATAAACGAATAGAGTTGGATAAGCATGGCCTGAACGTTGGAGATTACAATCGGGTGGTAGGAAAGGGCCCTGGTTCTCGTCCTCAGATTTCCAAAGAGTCTTCCATGGATCGCAGTCCTTATTTTGATAAG AATGGCAATCCCAGTGTGTTTGGTGTTGGTAACGTAGCAGCACAGCCCAGGAGCATGCAGCAGCCCCCAGCACAACCTCTTAATTCTTCCCAGCCTAACTCACGTGCTCAAGTGCCTCCTCCATTACTCACCCCTCAG GTTCCAGTATCCTTACTGAAGTATGCACCAAACAACGGTGGCCTGAGTCCACTTTTTGGCCCACAGCAGGTAGCCATGTTGAATCAACTATCCCAGTTGAACCAGCTTTCTCAGATCTCCCAGTTACAA CGGTTGTTGGCTCAGCAGCAAAAAGCGCAGAATCAGAGAAGCATGCCTTCTAGTGGTCGTCAACAGCAGGAACAGCAG GGTCGATCTCTTAGTATGCAGCAACAGATGATGCAACAGTCCCGTCAGCTTGATCCAAACCTGTTAATGAAGCAGCAGACTCCACCATCTCAACAGCAGCCACTCCATCAGCCTGCCATGAAATCTTTCCTTGAGAATGTCATACCCCATGCTACTCCTGAGCTGCAGAAAGGGCCATCACCAATAAATGCATTCAGCAGCTTCCCTATAG GAATGAACTCAAACTTGAATGTAAACATGGATATGAGCAGTATTAAGGAGCCGCAATCACGACTGAGGAAATGGACAACGGTGGACAGCATTTCTGTTAACACCTCATTGGATCAAAACTCCAGCAAACATG GTGCTATTTCAAGTGGTTTTAGGCTGGAAGATTCCCCATTTGTTCCATATGACTTTTTGAACAGCAGTAATTCACCAGCCAGTCCTCCTGGATCTGTTGGAGATGGCTGGCCACGTGCCAAATCGCCTAATGGCTCTAGCAGTGTTAACTGGCCACCAG AATTTCGTCCTGGTGAGCCATGGAAAGGTTATCCAAACATCGACCCTGAAACTGACCCTTACGTCACTCCTGGCAGTGTCATAAACAATCTTTCAATTAATACTGTGCGGGAAGTTGACCACCTCAGGGACAGGAACAGTG GGTCATCCTCATCTTTGAACACCGCGCTGCCTTCAACTAGTGCCTGGTCATCCATTCGTGCCTCCAACTACAGTGTTTCCCTCAGCAGTACAGCACAAAGCACTTCAG CCAGAAACAGTGATTCCAAATCAACGTGGTCTCCTGGTTCAGTCACTAACACCTCTCTGGCTCATGAGCTGTGGAAGGTCCCTTTGCCACCTAAAAGCATCACTGCTCCATCCCGTCCACCACCAGGGCTGACAGGCCAGAAACCACCTTTGTCCACATGGGATAACTCCCTTCGTttgggtggaggatggggaaaTTCTGATGCCAGATATACCCCTG GTTCAAGCTGGGGTGAGAGCAGCTCAGGGAGAATAACGAATTGGCTTGTTCTAAAAAACCTTACACCTCAG ATTGATGGCTCAACCCTGCGTACTCTGTGTATGCAGCACGGTCCACTAATAACATTCCACCTTAACCTCCCACATGGTAACGCTTTGGTCCGTTACAGCTCAAAAGAAGAGGTAGTGAAGGCACAAAAATCTCTGCACAT gtGTGTATTAGGGAACACTACTATTCTGGCTGAGTTTGCCAGTGAAGAGGAGATTAGCCGCTTCTTTGCACAAGGCCAGTCTCTGACTCCTTCTCCTGGCTGGCAGTCTTTTGGATCCAGCCAGAACCGACTTGGATCCATTGATGGTTCCCATTCGTTCTCCAACCGTAATGATCTAAATCACTGGAATGGTGCTGGGCTGTCGGGAACTAGCAGTGGAGACCTTCATGGCACTTCACTTTGGGGGAGCCCCAACTATTCCACAAGCCTGTGGGGTACCCCAAGCAGCAGTGACACCAGGGGAATTAGCAGCCCATCCCCCATCAATGCTTTCCTTTCTGTTGACCACCTAGGTGGAGAGTCCATGTAA
- the TNRC6A gene encoding trinucleotide repeat-containing gene 6A protein isoform X3, with amino-acid sequence MRELEAKATKEVERKLSRDLVQDEEEQLMEERKKRKEDKKKKEAAQKKAIEQKIKVPEQTKTSVSQPQPVTSNVTSTATSTNNNAKRATANNQQQQQQQTLPRYPPREVPPRFRHQEQKQLLKRGQQLPVIAANLGSTPKVLNSQSGGSAVTSKQPVTNGEVPNSSSKKQSDLNHSGLGSHYENSHWGPVSSNSDSSTNWDKVIVDGSDKEAWPSITGSDPELASECMDTDSASSSGSERNLVIMASGSTGGENDSVRNGIGHGSQNKFVVGSNSNNVGNGSINGPWGISHGTIISTCQVSVDAPDSKSESSNNRMNAWGTINSSSNGGLNPSTLNSNGNHGAWPVLENNGHALKGSVGSGNSGTNIQCSTIGQKSNNQSINSKVGGSAHGSWASLQENCDSEVNGTRKVSFSGQPQNLNTEMNGPNNTTNFMTSSLPNSAGSVQINELPNNTGPGAWRVSTMNHSPIQASPVTNGTSTSHLSNGEAKNGGSYGTTWVAYGSNYSGDKCSDPNSQANSDTVNATLTQPGINGPGSTNFQINGNKGGGVWEGGTVNSQNMPWGSANGVSSGGSRRGWGNAAQNTGTSISNGEWNKLPSNQHSNESVNGNSRKFTNGWKSAEEDDLNSQNSAASQITEQNNVWAKTGTGDSEGSTESTGCHDDKVTAEGQNRERRKVDQHALLQSIVSRTDLDPRVLSNTGWGQTPIKQNTAWDTETSPRGERKTDNGTEAWGGSVTQTSSSGGCVERPSPNVNDTSSISGWGDPKSATRWGDSKGSNSQGGWEEDSAATVMVKSNQIWVNGKEDKSSWNDAQKIKQGWVDGQKASQGWAISANDSWGENSRSNHWGEAKKSSSGGSDSDRSVSGWNESAKSNSVTWGNSNTNPNNASGWDEPAKSNPSQGWGEPPRSNQPQGWGDSSKPVNSPDWNKQQDVGSWGAPSTTNKPPGSGWLGGPIPSPAKEEEPTGWEEPSPESIRRKMEIDDGTSAWGDPSKYNYKNVNMWNKNVPNGSSGSDQQAQAHQQLLPSSAMSSKEGSSGSGWGEPSTPATTVDNGTSAWGKPMDTGTSWGEPISDAAVTSGWGNASVGQQASSKPGPKSMQDGWCGDDMSLPGSRQTSWEEEDDVEIGMWNSSSSQEVNPSLNWPPYMKKMPTKGTMKGGNKQDETWINPFIKQFTNLSFSVSMRESPEETIPSNKMDMSGGILQDKRIELDKHGLNVGDYNRVVGKGPGSRPQISKESSMDRSPYFDKNGNPSVFGVGNVAAQPRSMQQPPAQPLNSSQPNSRAQVPPPLLTPQVPVSLLKYAPNNGGLSPLFGPQQVAMLNQLSQLNQLSQISQLQRLLAQQQKAQNQRSMPSSGRQQQEQQGRSLSMQQQMMQQSRQLDPNLLMKQQTPPSQQQPLHQPAMKSFLENVIPHATPELQKGPSPINAFSSFPIGMNSNLNVNMDMSSIKEPQSRLRKWTTVDSISVNTSLDQNSSKHGAISSGFRLEDSPFVPYDFLNSSNSPASPPGSVGDGWPRAKSPNGSSSVNWPPEFRPGEPWKGYPNIDPETDPYVTPGSVINNLSINTVREVDHLRDRNSGSSSSLNTALPSTSAWSSIRASNYSVSLSSTAQSTSVARNSDSKSTWSPGSVTNTSLAHELWKVPLPPKSITAPSRPPPGLTGQKPPLSTWDNSLRLGGGWGNSDARYTPGSSWGESSSGRITNWLVLKNLTPQIDGSTLRTLCMQHGPLITFHLNLPHGNALVRYSSKEEVVKAQKSLHMCVLGNTTILAEFASEEEISRFFAQGQSLTPSPGWQSFGSSQNRLGSIDGSHSFSNRNDLNHWNGAGLSGTSSGDLHGTSLWGSPNYSTSLWGTPSSSDTRGISSPSPINAFLSVDHLGGESM; translated from the exons atctgAACCACAGTGGTCTAGGATCCCATTATGAAAATTCTCACTGGGGACCAGTCTCTTCAAATAGTGACTCCAGCACAAACTGGGATAAAGTTATCGTAGACGGTTCTGACAAAGAAGCATGGCCATCAATCACAGGCAGTGACCCAGAGTTGGCTTCAGAATGTATGGACACTGACTCCGCCTCTAGCTCTGGGTCAGAGAGAAATCTTGTTATAATGGCTTCAGGGAGCACAGGTGGTGAAAACGATAGCGTTCGGAATGGCATTGGACATGGTTCTCAAAATAAGTTTGTGGTTGGTAGCAACAGCAATAATGTGGGCAATGGAAGTATTAATGGGCCATGGGGTATATCCCATGGAACCATAATAAGCACATGTCAAGTTTCTGTGGATGCTCCTGACAGCAAATCTGAAAGTAGCAACAATAGAATGAATGCTTGGGGCACCATAAACTCTTCATCAAATGGAGGGTTAAATCCAAGCACTTTGAATTCAAATGGCAACCATGGTGCCTGGCCTGTATTGGAGAACAATGGACATGCCCTGAAAGGGTCTGTAGGGAGTGGTAATTCTGGCACAAATATTCAGTGCAGTACCATAGGTCAGAAGTCTAACAATCAGAGTATTAACTCTAAAGTGGGTGGTTCAGCCCATGGTTCCTGGGCAAGCCTTCAGGAAAATTGTGATTCTGAAGTGAATGGTACAAGGAAGGTTTCATTCAGTGGACAACCTCAAAACCTtaacactgaaatgaatggacCAAATAACACTACTAACTTTATGACCTCTAGTTTACCAAACTCTGCTGGTTCAGTACAGATTAACGAACTGCCTAATAATACAGGGCCTGGGGCCTGGCGTGTGAGCACAATGAATCATTCTCCGATTCAGGCCTCTCCAGTTACAAATGGCACTTCCACTTCTCATCTTAGCAATGGTGAGGCAAAAAATGGTGGATCTTATGGTACTACGTGGGTTGCCTATGGTTCTAATTACTCTGGAGACAAATGTTCAGACCCAAACAGCCAAGCTAATAGTGACACTGTGAATGCAACTCTAACGCAGCCTGGCATCAATGGGCCTGGCAGCACTAATtttcaaatcaatgggaataaAGGAGGAGGGGTATGGGAGGGAGGGACAGTCAACTCCCAAAATATGCCATGGGGAAGCGCAAATGGTGTGAGTTCTGGAGGAAGTCGAAGAGGATGGGGCAACGCTGCACAAAACACTGGCACTAGCATTTCAAATGGGgaatggaataaactgcctagcaATCAGCATTCCAATGAAAGCGTAAATGGAAATAGTAGGAAGTTTACAAATGGATGGAAGTCTGCTGAAGAGGATGATCTTAATAGCCAGAATTCTGCTGCATCTCAGATAACTGAGCAGAACAATGTATGGGCCAAAACAGGTACTGGGGATAGCGAGGGTAGTACAGAGAGCACTGGATGCCATGATGATAAAGTCACTGCAGAAGGACAGAACCGAGAGAGAAGAAAAGTTGACCAGCATGCATTACTCCAAAGCATAGTGAGCAGAACTGACTTAGATCCACGTGTCCTTTCCAACACTGGTTGGGGACAGACTCCAATTAAACAAAACACTGCCTGGGATACTGAAACATCGCCAAGAGGTGAAAGAAAGACTGACAATGGGACAGAGGCCTGGGGAGGCTCCGTGACACAGACTTCCAGCTCAGGGGGATGTGTGGAGAGACCTAGCCCTAATGTTAATGATACCTCATCTATATCTGGGTGGGGAGATCCAAAGTCTGCTACAAGGTGGGGAGACTCCAAAGGCTCAAACAGTcaaggggggtgggaagaggattCTGCTGCTACAGTAATGGTTAAGAGCAATCAAATATGGGTAAATGGCAAAGAGGACAAGTCGTCTTGGAATGATGCACAGAAGATCAAACAGGGATGGGTAGATGGACAAAAAGCCAGCCAGGGTTGGGCAATTTCTGCCAATGACAGCTGGGGAGAAAATTCAAGAAGCAACCATTGGGGTGAGGCTAAGAAATCTAGTTCAGGAGGTAGTGACAGTGACCGATCAGTATCTGGTTGGAATGAGTCTGCTAAATCAAATTCTGTTACTTGGGGAAATAGTAATACTAACCCAAATAATGCTTCTGGATGGGATGAGCCTGCAAAGTCTAATCCGAGTCAGGGCTGGGGAGAACCTCCCAGATCAAATCAGCCTCAAGGTTGGGGTGATTCGTCAAAGCCAGTCAACTCCCCAGACTGGAACAAGCAGCAAGATGTTGGATCTTGGGGAGCACCATCTACCACAAATAAACCACCAGGTTCCGGGTGGTTGGGTGGACCAATACCAAGTCCAGCGAAGGAAGAGGAACCCACAGGATGGGAGGAGCCATCCCCAGAATCAATACGCCGTAAAATGGAAATTGATGATGGAACTTCTGCTTGGGGTGATCCAAGCAAATACAACTACAAAAATGTGAATATGTGGAATAAAAATGTCCCAAACGGCAGCAGCGGTTCAGACCAGCAAGCACAGGCACATCAGCAGCTACTGCCTTCGAGTGCCATGTCCAGCAAGGAGGGCAGTAGTGGTTCCG GTTGGGGAGAGCCTTCTACTCCTGCCACTACTGTAGATAATGGAACGTCCGCGTGGGGTAAACCCATGGATACTGGTACTAGCTGGGGAGAGCCCATCAGTGATGCAGCAGTCACGTCTGGCTGGGGAAATGCTTCTGTTGGTCAGCAGGCTTCAAGTAAACCTG GGCCTAAATCTATGCAAGATGGTTGGTGTGGTGATGATATGTCATTGCCAGGGAGTCGTCAGaccagctgggaggaagaagaTGATGTAGAGATTGGAATGTGGAACAGCAGTTCATCCCAAGAAGTTAACCCGTCTTTGAATTGGCCACCGTACATGAAAAAAATGCCTACAAAG ggaACAATGAAAGGTGGAAATAAACAAGATGAAACATGGATAAATCCATTCATTAAGCAATTCACAAATCTCAGTTTTTCAGTAAGTATG AGAGAATCACCAGAAGAAACCATACCGAGCAATAAGATGGACATGTCTGGAG GAATATTACAAGATAAACGAATAGAGTTGGATAAGCATGGCCTGAACGTTGGAGATTACAATCGGGTGGTAGGAAAGGGCCCTGGTTCTCGTCCTCAGATTTCCAAAGAGTCTTCCATGGATCGCAGTCCTTATTTTGATAAG AATGGCAATCCCAGTGTGTTTGGTGTTGGTAACGTAGCAGCACAGCCCAGGAGCATGCAGCAGCCCCCAGCACAACCTCTTAATTCTTCCCAGCCTAACTCACGTGCTCAAGTGCCTCCTCCATTACTCACCCCTCAG GTTCCAGTATCCTTACTGAAGTATGCACCAAACAACGGTGGCCTGAGTCCACTTTTTGGCCCACAGCAGGTAGCCATGTTGAATCAACTATCCCAGTTGAACCAGCTTTCTCAGATCTCCCAGTTACAA CGGTTGTTGGCTCAGCAGCAAAAAGCGCAGAATCAGAGAAGCATGCCTTCTAGTGGTCGTCAACAGCAGGAACAGCAG GGTCGATCTCTTAGTATGCAGCAACAGATGATGCAACAGTCCCGTCAGCTTGATCCAAACCTGTTAATGAAGCAGCAGACTCCACCATCTCAACAGCAGCCACTCCATCAGCCTGCCATGAAATCTTTCCTTGAGAATGTCATACCCCATGCTACTCCTGAGCTGCAGAAAGGGCCATCACCAATAAATGCATTCAGCAGCTTCCCTATAG GAATGAACTCAAACTTGAATGTAAACATGGATATGAGCAGTATTAAGGAGCCGCAATCACGACTGAGGAAATGGACAACGGTGGACAGCATTTCTGTTAACACCTCATTGGATCAAAACTCCAGCAAACATG GTGCTATTTCAAGTGGTTTTAGGCTGGAAGATTCCCCATTTGTTCCATATGACTTTTTGAACAGCAGTAATTCACCAGCCAGTCCTCCTGGATCTGTTGGAGATGGCTGGCCACGTGCCAAATCGCCTAATGGCTCTAGCAGTGTTAACTGGCCACCAG AATTTCGTCCTGGTGAGCCATGGAAAGGTTATCCAAACATCGACCCTGAAACTGACCCTTACGTCACTCCTGGCAGTGTCATAAACAATCTTTCAATTAATACTGTGCGGGAAGTTGACCACCTCAGGGACAGGAACAGTG GGTCATCCTCATCTTTGAACACCGCGCTGCCTTCAACTAGTGCCTGGTCATCCATTCGTGCCTCCAACTACAGTGTTTCCCTCAGCAGTACAGCACAAAGCACTTCAG TAGCCAGAAACAGTGATTCCAAATCAACGTGGTCTCCTGGTTCAGTCACTAACACCTCTCTGGCTCATGAGCTGTGGAAGGTCCCTTTGCCACCTAAAAGCATCACTGCTCCATCCCGTCCACCACCAGGGCTGACAGGCCAGAAACCACCTTTGTCCACATGGGATAACTCCCTTCGTttgggtggaggatggggaaaTTCTGATGCCAGATATACCCCTG GTTCAAGCTGGGGTGAGAGCAGCTCAGGGAGAATAACGAATTGGCTTGTTCTAAAAAACCTTACACCTCAG ATTGATGGCTCAACCCTGCGTACTCTGTGTATGCAGCACGGTCCACTAATAACATTCCACCTTAACCTCCCACATGGTAACGCTTTGGTCCGTTACAGCTCAAAAGAAGAGGTAGTGAAGGCACAAAAATCTCTGCACAT gtGTGTATTAGGGAACACTACTATTCTGGCTGAGTTTGCCAGTGAAGAGGAGATTAGCCGCTTCTTTGCACAAGGCCAGTCTCTGACTCCTTCTCCTGGCTGGCAGTCTTTTGGATCCAGCCAGAACCGACTTGGATCCATTGATGGTTCCCATTCGTTCTCCAACCGTAATGATCTAAATCACTGGAATGGTGCTGGGCTGTCGGGAACTAGCAGTGGAGACCTTCATGGCACTTCACTTTGGGGGAGCCCCAACTATTCCACAAGCCTGTGGGGTACCCCAAGCAGCAGTGACACCAGGGGAATTAGCAGCCCATCCCCCATCAATGCTTTCCTTTCTGTTGACCACCTAGGTGGAGAGTCCATGTAA